One genomic window of Citrobacter sp. Marseille-Q6884 includes the following:
- the murD gene encoding UDP-N-acetylmuramoyl-L-alanine--D-glutamate ligase, translated as MADYQGKKVVIIGLGLTGLSCVDFFLARGVTPRVMDTRMTPPGLDKLPEAVERHVGSLNDDWLMAADLIVASPGIALAHPSLSAAADAGIEIVGDIELFCREAQAPVVAITGSNGKSTVTTLVGEMAKAAGVNVGVGGNIGLPALMLLDAERELYVLELSSFQLETTSSLHAVAATILNVTEDHMDRYPFGLQQYRAAKLRVYENAKVCVVNADDALTMPIRGADERCVSFGVNMGDYHLNRQLGETWLRVKGEKVLNVKEMTLSGQHNYTNALAALALADAAGLPRASSLKALTTFTGLAHRFQLVLEHNGVRWINDSKATNVGSTEAALNGLHVDGTLHLLLGGDGKSADFSSLERYLHGDRVRLYCFGRDGGQLAALRPEIAEQTETMEDAMRLLAPRVKPGDMVLLSPACASLDQFKNFEQRGDVFTRLAKELG; from the coding sequence ATGGCTGATTACCAGGGTAAAAAAGTCGTCATTATCGGTCTGGGTTTGACCGGCTTGTCGTGCGTGGATTTCTTCCTCGCGCGTGGCGTTACGCCGCGTGTCATGGATACCCGCATGACGCCGCCGGGGCTGGACAAATTACCGGAAGCGGTTGAGCGCCATGTCGGCAGTCTGAATGATGACTGGCTGATGGCGGCGGATTTAATCGTCGCCAGCCCTGGTATTGCTCTGGCGCACCCTTCGTTAAGCGCTGCCGCGGATGCGGGCATCGAGATTGTCGGCGATATCGAATTGTTCTGTCGCGAAGCGCAGGCACCTGTTGTCGCGATTACCGGCTCTAACGGGAAAAGCACCGTTACCACGCTGGTCGGCGAGATGGCGAAAGCCGCCGGGGTGAATGTCGGTGTTGGCGGCAACATTGGCCTGCCCGCGCTGATGCTATTGGATGCTGAGCGCGAACTGTATGTTCTGGAGCTGTCCAGCTTCCAGTTGGAAACGACCTCCAGCCTGCATGCGGTAGCCGCCACCATTCTGAACGTGACCGAAGATCATATGGATCGTTATCCGTTTGGTCTGCAGCAGTACCGCGCGGCGAAACTGCGCGTCTATGAGAATGCGAAAGTCTGTGTGGTAAACGCAGACGATGCGCTGACGATGCCAATTCGCGGGGCGGATGAGCGTTGCGTGAGCTTTGGCGTCAATATGGGTGACTATCACCTTAACCGCCAGCTAGGGGAAACCTGGCTGCGAGTGAAGGGTGAAAAAGTCCTGAACGTGAAAGAGATGACGCTTTCTGGTCAGCATAATTATACCAACGCCCTGGCTGCGCTGGCGCTGGCGGATGCGGCGGGTCTGCCGCGAGCGTCAAGCCTGAAAGCGCTGACGACCTTTACCGGACTGGCGCACCGCTTCCAGCTCGTGCTGGAGCATAACGGCGTACGTTGGATTAACGACTCCAAAGCGACCAATGTGGGCAGCACTGAAGCCGCATTAAACGGGTTGCATGTCGATGGCACGCTGCACCTGCTGCTGGGTGGTGATGGCAAATCCGCAGATTTCTCTTCGCTGGAGCGCTATTTGCACGGCGATCGCGTGCGTCTGTACTGCTTTGGCCGTGACGGTGGGCAACTGGCTGCTCTGCGCCCGGAAATCGCCGAACAGACTGAAACGATGGAAGACGCAATGCGCCTGCTCGCTCCGCGCGTGAAGCCGGGTGATATGGTGCTGTTGTCACCCGCTTGCGCCAGTCTCGATCAGTTCAAGAATTTTGAACAGCGAGGCGACGTCTTCACCCGCCTGGCGAAGGAGTTGGGTTGA
- the ftsW gene encoding cell division protein FtsW: MRLSLPRLKMPRLPGFGVLAWVFAALKGWVMASRDKDADSLIMYDRTLLWLTFGLAAIGFVMVTSASMPVGQRLAGDPFLFAKRDALYIFLAFCLAMVTLRLPMEFWQKYSTTMLIASIIMLLIVLVVGSSVNGASRWIALGPLRIQPAEFTKLSLFCYLANYLVRKVDEVRNNLRGFLKPMGVILVLAVLLLAQPDLGTVVVLFVTTLAMLFLAGAKLWQFIAIIGMGISAVVLLILAEPYRIRRVTSFWNPWEDPFGSGYQLTQSLMAFGRGEVWGQGLGNSVQKLEYLPEAHTDFIFAIIGEELGYIGVVLALLMVFFVAFRAMSIGRKALEIDHRFSGFLACSIGIWFSFQALVNVGAAAGMLPTKGLTLPLISYGGSSLLIMSTAIMFLLRIDYETRLEKAQAFTRGAR; this comes from the coding sequence ATGCGCTTATCTCTCCCTCGTCTGAAAATGCCGCGCTTACCGGGATTTGGCGTCCTGGCGTGGGTCTTTGCGGCACTTAAAGGCTGGGTGATGGCTTCGCGTGATAAAGACGCGGACAGCCTGATCATGTACGACCGCACGCTGCTGTGGTTGACGTTTGGTCTGGCAGCGATCGGTTTTGTGATGGTCACATCGGCGTCAATGCCCGTCGGGCAACGTCTGGCGGGGGATCCTTTCCTGTTTGCCAAGCGTGATGCACTGTACATCTTCCTGGCATTCTGTCTGGCTATGGTCACGCTGCGTCTGCCGATGGAGTTCTGGCAAAAGTACAGTACGACGATGTTGATCGCCTCGATCATTATGCTGCTGATTGTACTGGTGGTGGGGAGCTCCGTTAACGGGGCATCGCGCTGGATTGCGCTGGGACCGTTGCGTATTCAGCCTGCGGAATTTACCAAGCTGTCATTGTTTTGTTATCTCGCCAACTATCTGGTGCGTAAAGTTGATGAAGTCCGTAACAACCTGCGCGGCTTCTTAAAACCGATGGGCGTGATTCTGGTACTCGCGGTTCTGCTGCTGGCGCAGCCTGACCTCGGTACGGTGGTGGTACTGTTTGTTACTACGTTGGCAATGTTGTTTCTCGCCGGTGCGAAATTGTGGCAGTTCATCGCCATCATCGGCATGGGGATCTCAGCGGTCGTGCTGCTGATCCTCGCCGAACCGTATCGTATTCGCCGCGTAACCTCTTTCTGGAACCCATGGGAAGATCCATTTGGTAGTGGTTACCAGCTCACACAATCTCTGATGGCCTTTGGTCGTGGTGAGGTTTGGGGGCAAGGGCTGGGTAATTCGGTACAAAAGCTGGAGTATTTACCCGAAGCGCACACCGACTTTATTTTCGCCATTATTGGGGAAGAGCTGGGTTATATCGGTGTGGTACTGGCACTTTTAATGGTATTCTTCGTCGCTTTTCGCGCGATGTCGATTGGCCGTAAGGCGCTGGAAATTGACCACCGTTTTTCAGGCTTCCTGGCCTGCTCTATCGGGATCTGGTTTAGTTTTCAGGCGCTGGTAAACGTCGGCGCGGCGGCAGGTATGTTGCCTACGAAAGGTCTGACGCTACCGCTGATCAGTTATGGTGGTTCCAGTTTGTTGATCATGTCGACAGCCATCATGTTTTTGTTACGTATTGATTATGAAACGCGTCTGGAAAAAGCCCAGGCGTTTACACGAGGTGCACGATGA
- the murG gene encoding undecaprenyldiphospho-muramoylpentapeptide beta-N-acetylglucosaminyltransferase — protein MSGQPKRLMVMAGGTGGHVFPGLAVAHHLMAQGWQVRWLGTADRMEADLVPKHGIDIDFIRISGLRGKGINALLAAPVRIFNAWRQARAIMKQFKPDVVLGMGGYVSGPGGLAAWSLGIPVVLHEQNGIAGLTNKWLAKIATTVMQAFPGAFPNAEVVGNPVRTDVLALPLPEVRLAGREGPVRVLVVGGSQGARVLNQTMPQVAAKLGDAVTIWHQSGKGAQQTVEQAYVEAGQPQHKVTEFIDDMAAAYAWADVVVCRSGALTVSEIAAAGLPALFVPFQHKDRQQYWNALPLEKAGAAKILEQPQFTVDAVASTLSGWSRETLLTMAERARAASIPDATERVANEVSRAARV, from the coding sequence ATGAGTGGTCAACCGAAGCGGTTAATGGTGATGGCGGGCGGTACCGGTGGACATGTGTTCCCGGGACTGGCGGTCGCACACCATTTAATGGCCCAGGGCTGGCAGGTTCGTTGGCTCGGCACCGCCGATCGTATGGAAGCGGACTTAGTGCCGAAGCATGGCATTGACATTGATTTCATTCGCATCTCCGGTTTGCGTGGAAAAGGTATCAACGCGTTACTGGCCGCGCCAGTGCGTATTTTTAATGCCTGGCGACAGGCTCGCGCCATCATGAAGCAGTTTAAGCCTGATGTGGTGCTGGGTATGGGCGGTTATGTGTCTGGTCCTGGCGGCCTCGCAGCCTGGTCATTAGGTATCCCGGTGGTGCTGCACGAACAAAACGGCATTGCAGGCTTAACCAATAAATGGCTGGCGAAGATCGCAACGACGGTGATGCAGGCATTTCCTGGCGCCTTCCCAAATGCGGAAGTGGTGGGGAATCCGGTGCGTACCGATGTTCTGGCGCTGCCATTACCTGAGGTGCGCCTGGCTGGACGTGAAGGTCCGGTTCGCGTGCTGGTGGTCGGTGGTTCTCAGGGCGCGCGCGTACTGAACCAGACAATGCCGCAGGTTGCTGCAAAGCTTGGCGATGCGGTGACTATCTGGCATCAGAGTGGGAAAGGCGCGCAGCAGACGGTGGAACAGGCTTACGTCGAAGCCGGACAGCCGCAGCATAAAGTCACGGAATTTATCGATGATATGGCTGCCGCTTACGCCTGGGCTGATGTGGTGGTTTGCCGTTCAGGCGCACTGACGGTAAGCGAGATTGCCGCTGCAGGTTTACCGGCGCTGTTTGTGCCATTCCAGCACAAAGACAGGCAGCAGTACTGGAATGCGTTGCCGCTGGAAAAAGCGGGCGCAGCCAAAATTTTAGAGCAGCCGCAGTTTACTGTGGATGCCGTCGCCAGCACCCTTTCCGGGTGGTCGCGAGAAACTTTATTAACCATGGCAGAACGTGCGCGCGCTGCATCCATACCGGATGCCACTGAGCGTGTTGCAAACGAAGTCAGTCGGGCTGCCCGGGTGTAA
- the murC gene encoding UDP-N-acetylmuramate--L-alanine ligase, with protein sequence MNTQQLAKLRSIVPEMRRVRHIHFVGIGGAGMGGIAEVLANEGYQISGSDLAPNPVTQQLTSLGATIFFNHRPENVRDASVVVVSSAISADNPEIVAAHEARIPVIRRAEMLAELMRFRHGIAIAGTHGKTTTTAMVSSIYAEAGLDPTFVNGGLVKAAGVHARLGHSRYLIAEADESDASFLHLQPMVAIVTNIEADHMDTYHGDFENLKQTFINFLHNLPFYGRAVMCVDDPVIRELLPRVGRQTTTYGFSDDADVRVEDYQQIGPQGHFTLVRQGMAELRVTLNAPGRHNALNAAAAVAVATEEGIEDDAILRALESFQGTGRRFDFLGEFPLEAVNGKAGTAMLVDDYGHHPTEVDATIKAARAGWPDKNLVMLFQPHRFTRTRDLYDDFANVLTQVDSLLMLDVYAAGEAPIPGADSRSLCRTIRGRGKIDPILVSDPAQVAEMLAPVLTGNDLILVQGAGNIGKIARSLAEIKLKPQNPEEEQHG encoded by the coding sequence ATGAATACACAACAATTGGCAAAACTGCGTTCCATCGTGCCCGAAATGCGTCGCGTTCGGCACATTCACTTTGTCGGCATCGGTGGTGCTGGTATGGGCGGTATTGCCGAAGTTTTGGCCAATGAAGGTTATCAGATCAGCGGTTCTGACTTAGCGCCAAATCCGGTTACGCAGCAGTTAACGAGCCTGGGTGCCACTATTTTCTTTAACCATCGCCCGGAAAACGTGCGTGATGCGAGTGTGGTGGTGGTTTCCAGTGCCATTTCAGCGGATAACCCGGAAATTGTTGCGGCGCATGAAGCGCGTATTCCGGTGATTCGCCGTGCTGAGATGTTGGCTGAATTAATGCGTTTTCGTCACGGTATCGCCATTGCCGGGACGCACGGTAAAACCACGACCACTGCGATGGTCTCCAGCATCTACGCGGAAGCGGGGCTGGATCCAACCTTCGTTAACGGCGGTCTGGTGAAAGCGGCAGGCGTACATGCGCGTTTGGGCCACAGCCGTTATTTGATTGCCGAAGCGGATGAGAGCGATGCGTCGTTCCTGCATTTGCAGCCAATGGTGGCGATTGTCACCAATATCGAAGCTGACCATATGGATACCTACCATGGCGACTTCGAAAATTTAAAGCAGACGTTTATTAATTTCCTGCATAACCTGCCGTTTTATGGTCGTGCGGTGATGTGTGTAGACGATCCGGTGATCCGCGAATTGTTACCTCGTGTCGGTCGCCAGACCACAACGTATGGTTTTAGCGATGATGCTGATGTGCGCGTTGAGGATTATCAGCAAATCGGTCCGCAGGGACACTTCACGCTGGTGCGTCAGGGGATGGCCGAACTGCGCGTTACGCTGAATGCGCCGGGCCGTCACAACGCGTTGAACGCGGCGGCGGCTGTTGCGGTAGCAACCGAAGAAGGGATTGAAGACGACGCGATTTTGCGCGCGCTGGAAAGCTTCCAGGGCACCGGACGTCGCTTTGACTTCCTCGGGGAGTTCCCGCTTGAAGCTGTGAACGGAAAAGCGGGCACGGCAATGCTGGTCGATGACTACGGTCATCACCCTACGGAAGTGGATGCAACGATTAAAGCGGCACGCGCGGGTTGGCCGGATAAAAATTTGGTGATGCTGTTCCAGCCGCACCGTTTCACACGTACCCGCGATCTGTATGACGATTTTGCTAATGTACTGACGCAGGTCGATTCACTGCTGATGCTGGACGTCTACGCAGCGGGCGAAGCCCCGATTCCAGGCGCTGACAGCCGTTCACTGTGTCGTACGATTCGTGGTCGCGGTAAGATCGACCCTATTCTGGTCTCCGATCCGGCTCAGGTTGCCGAAATGCTGGCGCCAGTCTTAACGGGCAACGACCTGATTTTGGTACAGGGTGCTGGAAATATCGGCAAAATCGCGCGTTCCTTAGCTGAAATCAAACTGAAGCCGCAAAACCCGGAGGAAGAACAACATGGCTGA
- a CDS encoding D-alanine--D-alanine ligase, producing MADKIAVLLGGTSAEREVSLNSGAAVLAGLREGGVDAHPIDPKEVDVTLLKSMGFKKVFIALHGRGGEDGTLQGMLELIGLPYTGSGVMASAISMDKLRSKLLWQGAGLPVAPWVALTRTEFEKGLSDEITKNISALGLPLIVKPSREGSSVGMSKVEEENALHAALALAFQHDEEVLIEKWLSGPEFTVAMLGEEILPSIRIQPAGTFYDYEAKYLSDETQYFCPAGLEDEQEAALQALVLKAWTALGCEGWGRIDVMLDSDDQFYLLEANTSPGMTSHSLVPMAARQAGLSFSQLVVRILELAD from the coding sequence ATGGCTGATAAAATCGCAGTCCTGTTGGGGGGAACCTCCGCAGAGCGAGAAGTTTCACTGAATTCCGGCGCAGCGGTACTGGCTGGTTTACGTGAAGGTGGTGTGGATGCGCACCCGATTGATCCGAAAGAGGTCGATGTCACCCTTTTGAAATCAATGGGTTTTAAGAAGGTGTTTATTGCGCTGCACGGCCGTGGTGGTGAAGATGGTACCCTGCAGGGCATGCTGGAGCTGATTGGTCTGCCGTATACCGGCAGCGGCGTCATGGCTTCCGCCATCTCAATGGACAAACTGCGCAGCAAATTGCTGTGGCAGGGGGCGGGTTTGCCCGTTGCGCCATGGGTCGCATTGACCCGCACTGAGTTCGAAAAAGGCCTGAGCGACGAGATAACGAAGAATATTTCTGCGCTAGGTTTACCGCTGATTGTGAAGCCAAGCCGTGAAGGTTCCAGCGTAGGAATGTCAAAAGTTGAAGAAGAAAATGCTTTGCATGCTGCATTAGCATTGGCTTTTCAGCATGATGAAGAAGTACTGATCGAAAAATGGCTAAGTGGCCCGGAATTCACAGTTGCGATGCTTGGCGAAGAAATTTTACCGTCAATTCGTATCCAACCGGCGGGAACCTTCTATGATTATGAGGCAAAGTATCTCTCTGATGAGACACAATATTTCTGCCCGGCAGGTCTGGAAGATGAACAAGAGGCCGCTTTGCAGGCTTTAGTCCTGAAAGCGTGGACTGCGTTGGGTTGTGAAGGTTGGGGACGTATCGACGTCATGCTGGACAGCGATGACCAGTTTTATCTGCTGGAAGCGAATACCTCTCCGGGTATGACCAGCCATAGTCTGGTGCCGATGGCGGCGCGTCAGGCGGGCCTGAGCTTCTCGCAACTGGTGGTACGAATTCTGGAGTTGGCGGACTGA
- the ftsQ gene encoding cell division protein FtsQ, whose protein sequence is MSQAALNTRNGDEEEVLSSRRNNGTRLAGILFLLTVLCTVFVSGWVVLGWMEDAQRLPLSKLVLTGERHYTRNDDIRQSILALGAPGTFMTQDVNIIQSQIERLPWIKQASVRKQWPDELKIHLVEYVPIARWNDQHMVDAEGNTFSIPTGRANKQVLPMLYGPEGSASEVLQGFHDMGQVLAKDRFTLKEAAMTARRSWQLTLNNDIKLNLGRGDTIKRLARFVELYPVLQQQAQTDGKRISYVDLRYDSGAAVGWVPLPPEESNQQQNQAQAEQQ, encoded by the coding sequence ATGTCGCAGGCTGCGCTGAACACGCGAAACGGTGATGAAGAAGAGGTTCTCTCCTCACGCCGCAATAATGGAACGCGTCTTGCAGGAATACTGTTTCTGCTGACAGTGCTGTGCACCGTGTTTGTGAGCGGCTGGGTTGTGTTGGGATGGATGGAAGATGCGCAGCGTTTACCTTTGTCGAAACTGGTGTTGACCGGTGAACGGCATTACACGCGCAATGACGATATTCGTCAGTCCATTCTGGCGCTGGGCGCACCGGGAACCTTTATGACTCAGGATGTGAACATCATCCAGAGCCAGATTGAACGGCTCCCCTGGATCAAGCAGGCGAGCGTCAGAAAACAGTGGCCCGATGAATTGAAGATTCATCTGGTTGAATATGTGCCGATAGCGCGTTGGAATGACCAACATATGGTGGATGCTGAAGGGAATACGTTCAGCATACCGACCGGTCGGGCTAACAAGCAGGTATTACCCATGTTGTATGGCCCGGAAGGCAGCGCAAGTGAAGTGTTGCAAGGGTTCCACGATATGGGGCAGGTGCTGGCTAAGGATAGATTCACCCTGAAGGAAGCGGCAATGACCGCTCGTCGTTCCTGGCAGTTGACGCTCAATAACGACATTAAGCTGAATCTGGGCAGGGGCGATACGATAAAACGTTTGGCTCGCTTTGTGGAACTCTACCCGGTTTTACAGCAGCAGGCGCAAACCGATGGCAAACGGATTAGCTACGTTGATTTGCGTTATGACTCAGGAGCGGCAGTAGGCTGGGTTCCCTTGCCTCCTGAGGAATCTAATCAGCAACAGAATCAGGCACAGGCAGAACAACAATGA
- the ftsA gene encoding cell division protein FtsA, whose protein sequence is MIKATDRKLVVGLEIGTAKVAALVGEVLPDGMVNIIGVGSCPSRGMDKGGVNDLESVVKCVQRAIDQAELMADCQISSVYLALSGKHISCQNEIGMVPISEEEVTQEDVENVVHTAKSVRVRDEHRVLHVIPQEYAIDYQEGIKNPVGLSGVRMQAKVHLITCHNDMAKNIVKAVERCGLKVDQLIFAGLAASYSVLTEDERELGVCVVDIGGGTMDIAVYTGGALRHTKVIPYAGNVVTSDIAYAFGTPPSDAEAIKVRHGCALGSIVGKDESVEVPSVGGRPPRSLQRQTLAEVIEPRYTELLNLVNEEILQLQEQLRQQGVKHHLAAGIVLTGGAAQIEGLAACAQRVFHTQVRIGAPLNITGLTDYAQEPYYSTAVGLLHYGKESHLSGEAEVEKRVTASVGSWIKRLNSWLRKEF, encoded by the coding sequence ATGATCAAGGCGACGGACAGAAAACTGGTAGTTGGACTGGAGATTGGCACCGCGAAGGTAGCCGCTTTAGTAGGGGAAGTTCTGCCCGACGGTATGGTCAATATCATTGGCGTGGGCAGTTGCCCATCGCGAGGTATGGATAAAGGCGGGGTGAATGACCTTGAGTCAGTGGTGAAGTGCGTACAACGCGCCATTGACCAGGCTGAACTGATGGCAGACTGCCAGATTTCCTCGGTGTATCTGGCGCTTTCTGGTAAACATATTAGCTGTCAGAATGAAATTGGTATGGTGCCCATTTCCGAAGAGGAAGTGACACAGGAAGATGTGGAAAACGTTGTGCATACCGCGAAGTCGGTACGCGTACGCGATGAACATCGTGTTCTGCACGTTATTCCGCAAGAATACGCCATTGACTACCAGGAAGGCATTAAAAACCCGGTGGGGCTTTCCGGTGTGCGGATGCAGGCAAAAGTACATCTGATTACCTGCCACAACGACATGGCGAAGAATATTGTCAAAGCCGTTGAACGTTGTGGCCTGAAAGTTGACCAACTTATCTTTGCCGGGTTGGCAGCCAGTTATTCTGTTTTGACGGAAGATGAACGTGAACTGGGTGTCTGCGTGGTCGATATTGGTGGTGGTACAATGGATATCGCCGTTTATACTGGCGGGGCATTGCGCCATACCAAAGTGATCCCTTATGCAGGGAATGTGGTAACCAGCGATATCGCGTATGCCTTTGGTACGCCGCCGAGCGATGCCGAAGCCATCAAAGTTCGCCATGGTTGCGCGCTGGGTTCTATCGTGGGTAAAGATGAGAGCGTTGAAGTGCCAAGCGTGGGCGGTCGTCCGCCGCGTAGTCTGCAACGTCAGACGTTGGCTGAGGTGATTGAGCCGCGTTATACCGAGCTGCTTAACCTGGTCAACGAAGAAATTTTGCAATTACAAGAACAGCTTCGCCAGCAGGGTGTGAAACATCATCTGGCGGCGGGGATTGTGTTAACCGGTGGTGCAGCGCAAATTGAAGGCCTTGCTGCCTGCGCTCAACGCGTGTTCCATACGCAGGTGCGTATTGGTGCGCCGCTGAACATTACCGGTCTAACAGATTATGCCCAAGAGCCGTATTATTCAACGGCGGTAGGGTTGCTTCACTACGGGAAAGAATCCCATTTAAGTGGTGAAGCTGAAGTTGAAAAACGTGTAACGGCTTCAGTTGGCTCGTGGATCAAACGACTCAATAGCTGGCTGAGAAAAGAGTTTTAA
- the ftsZ gene encoding cell division protein FtsZ produces the protein MFEPMELTNDAVIKVIGVGGGGGNAVEHMVRERIEGVEFFAVNTDAQALRKTAVGQTIQIGSGITKGLGAGANPEVGRNAADEDREALRAALEGADMVFIAAGMGGGTGTGAAPVVAEVAKDLGILTVAVVTKPFNFEGKKRMAFAEQGITELSKHVDSLITIPNDKLLKVLGRGISLLDAFGAANDVLKGAVQGIAELITRPGLMNVDFADVRTVMSEMGYAMMGSGVASGEDRAEEAAEMAISSPLLEDIDLSGARGVLVNITAGFDLRLDEFETVGNTIRAFASDNATVVIGTSLDPDMNDELRVTVVATGIGMDKRPEITLVTNKQVQQPVMDRYQQHGMAPLTQEQKPVAKVVNDNTPQTTKEPDYLDIPAFLRKQAD, from the coding sequence ATGTTTGAACCTATGGAACTAACCAACGACGCGGTGATTAAAGTCATCGGCGTCGGCGGCGGCGGCGGTAATGCTGTTGAACACATGGTGCGTGAGCGCATCGAAGGTGTTGAATTCTTCGCGGTGAATACCGACGCGCAGGCGTTGCGTAAAACAGCGGTTGGACAGACCATCCAGATTGGTAGCGGCATTACCAAGGGATTGGGTGCGGGCGCAAACCCGGAAGTCGGTCGCAATGCGGCTGATGAAGACCGTGAAGCCCTGCGCGCGGCGCTTGAAGGCGCAGACATGGTGTTTATCGCAGCGGGCATGGGTGGCGGTACCGGTACCGGTGCGGCACCAGTTGTTGCTGAGGTAGCAAAAGATTTAGGTATCCTGACCGTTGCTGTCGTGACCAAGCCTTTCAACTTTGAAGGCAAGAAGCGTATGGCATTCGCGGAGCAGGGTATCACCGAGCTGTCCAAACACGTGGACTCTCTGATTACAATTCCGAACGACAAACTGCTGAAAGTACTGGGTCGCGGTATCTCCCTGCTTGACGCGTTTGGCGCAGCAAACGACGTGCTGAAAGGCGCGGTCCAGGGTATCGCTGAACTGATCACCCGTCCAGGCCTGATGAACGTTGACTTTGCAGACGTGCGCACCGTGATGTCCGAAATGGGCTACGCGATGATGGGTTCTGGTGTGGCGAGCGGTGAAGATCGCGCAGAAGAAGCGGCTGAAATGGCTATCTCTTCTCCGCTGCTGGAAGACATCGATCTGTCTGGCGCGCGCGGCGTACTGGTCAACATTACTGCGGGCTTCGACCTGCGTCTGGATGAGTTCGAAACCGTGGGTAACACGATCCGTGCCTTTGCATCGGATAACGCGACTGTGGTTATCGGTACTTCTCTTGACCCGGATATGAACGACGAACTGCGCGTAACCGTTGTTGCTACTGGAATTGGTATGGACAAACGTCCTGAAATCACTCTGGTGACCAACAAACAGGTACAGCAGCCCGTTATGGATCGCTACCAGCAGCACGGTATGGCGCCGTTGACGCAAGAGCAGAAACCGGTGGCTAAAGTGGTTAACGACAATACGCCGCAGACGACAAAAGAGCCGGATTATCTGGATATCCCCGCATTCCTGCGTAAGCAAGCTGATTAA
- the lpxC gene encoding UDP-3-O-acyl-N-acetylglucosamine deacetylase, with translation MIKQRTLKRIVQATGVGLHTGKKVTLTLRPAPANTGVIYRRTDLNPPVDFPADAKSVRDTMLCTCLVNEHDVRISTVEHLNAALAGLGIDNIIIEVNAPEIPIMDGSAAPFVYLLLDAGIEELRSAKKFVRIKETVRVEDGDKWAEFKPYNGFTLDFTIDFNHPAIDSSTQRYAMNFSADAFMRQISRARTFGFMRDIEYLQSRGLCLGGSFDCAIVVDDYRVLNEDGLRFEDEFVRHKMLDAIGDLFMCGHNIIGAFTAYKSGHALNNKLLQAVLAKQEAWEFVTFEDDAELPLAFKAPSTVLA, from the coding sequence ATGATCAAACAAAGGACTCTTAAACGTATCGTTCAGGCGACTGGCGTCGGTTTGCATACCGGCAAAAAAGTCACCCTGACATTACGCCCTGCGCCGGCCAACACCGGGGTCATCTATCGTCGCACCGACTTGAATCCTCCGGTAGATTTCCCGGCCGATGCCAAATCTGTGCGTGATACCATGCTCTGTACGTGTCTGGTCAATGAGCATGATGTACGGATTTCAACCGTAGAGCACCTTAACGCTGCTCTGGCTGGACTGGGTATCGATAACATCATTATTGAAGTTAACGCCCCGGAAATCCCGATCATGGATGGCAGCGCAGCTCCGTTCGTTTACCTGCTGTTAGATGCAGGTATTGAAGAACTGAGAAGCGCGAAGAAATTTGTACGCATCAAAGAGACCGTTCGTGTTGAAGATGGCGACAAGTGGGCTGAATTCAAGCCGTACAATGGTTTTACGTTGGATTTCACCATCGACTTTAACCACCCGGCAATTGACTCCAGCACCCAGCGCTATGCGATGAACTTCTCTGCGGATGCGTTCATGCGTCAGATTAGTCGCGCTCGTACTTTTGGCTTCATGCGTGATATCGAATATCTGCAGTCCCGTGGCCTGTGCCTGGGCGGCAGCTTCGATTGTGCCATCGTTGTTGACGATTATCGCGTACTGAACGAAGACGGCCTGCGTTTTGAAGATGAATTCGTTCGTCACAAAATGCTCGACGCGATCGGTGACTTGTTCATGTGTGGTCACAACATTATTGGTGCATTTACCGCGTATAAATCCGGTCATGCGCTGAATAACAAATTGTTGCAGGCCGTCCTGGCAAAACAGGAAGCCTGGGAATTTGTGACCTTCGAGGACGATGCAGAACTGCCGTTGGCGTTCAAAGCACCTTCGACTGTACTGGCATAA